From one Amycolatopsis sp. FDAARGOS 1241 genomic stretch:
- a CDS encoding TNT domain-containing protein yields MEPLSESEQHGLLVEIGRLIRAHSPDPAAPAGIGFAQVGGHTEVQPRNTEANQDVTGKFEALRAGMYRQGRGTWLQARFVLAPDGTFDFDFYVDGDPQWSAPAEPDAYRDELETFPREDEHIPDWWRLRVGLPLGVRFRRARPAEVGEEREPLPDGELPLVLQYLEREALVGDTHRTDGTWLWPETVPHQLRRHGIAPEPELVAHIRELGFQPPYVEHLVRRTAEADLLGQPRPRPGAEDGQRTEGDVAAELETSADPELSDEQLLVVLVQRLGSFGVWPQAYRIGAVEAGKWCLSRGEAGWTVTSATGAEQTFTHLPDAAQQLLGALLLHPARLTGGRETPLETAKEVDDWPIQPAAGDPPLTLLRNKRLTRLPEGTVVLRFGEEPGNLVHHGEVRFATTSLPLERERVAHTYRLRRSLHVVTGVTVPWANLPGGAVAYVLPKPIAEHESDGSLERIE; encoded by the coding sequence GTGGAACCACTCTCCGAATCCGAGCAGCACGGACTGCTCGTCGAGATCGGCCGGCTGATCCGCGCCCACTCACCCGATCCCGCCGCACCCGCCGGGATCGGCTTCGCACAGGTCGGCGGCCACACCGAAGTCCAGCCGCGCAACACCGAGGCGAACCAGGACGTCACCGGCAAGTTCGAGGCGCTGCGCGCCGGGATGTACCGGCAGGGCCGCGGCACGTGGCTGCAGGCCCGGTTCGTGCTGGCGCCCGACGGCACGTTCGACTTCGACTTCTACGTCGACGGCGACCCGCAGTGGAGCGCCCCGGCCGAACCGGACGCCTACCGCGACGAGCTCGAGACGTTCCCCCGCGAGGACGAGCACATCCCCGACTGGTGGCGCCTGCGGGTCGGCCTGCCGCTCGGCGTCCGGTTCCGCCGCGCGCGTCCCGCCGAGGTGGGGGAGGAGCGCGAGCCGCTGCCCGACGGGGAACTGCCGCTCGTGCTGCAGTACCTCGAGCGCGAAGCGCTGGTCGGCGACACGCACCGGACCGACGGCACGTGGCTGTGGCCCGAGACCGTGCCGCACCAGCTGCGCCGGCACGGCATCGCGCCCGAGCCGGAACTCGTCGCGCACATCCGTGAACTGGGCTTCCAGCCGCCCTACGTCGAACACCTCGTCCGCCGCACCGCCGAGGCCGACCTGCTGGGTCAACCGCGGCCACGACCGGGCGCCGAGGACGGGCAGCGGACCGAAGGCGACGTCGCCGCCGAGCTCGAGACCAGCGCCGATCCCGAGCTGAGCGACGAACAGCTGCTCGTGGTCCTGGTGCAGCGGCTCGGGTCGTTCGGCGTCTGGCCGCAGGCGTACCGGATCGGCGCCGTCGAAGCCGGCAAGTGGTGCCTGAGCCGCGGTGAAGCCGGCTGGACGGTCACTTCGGCCACCGGCGCCGAGCAGACCTTCACGCACTTGCCGGACGCGGCGCAGCAGCTCCTCGGCGCACTGCTGCTGCACCCGGCCCGGCTGACCGGCGGACGCGAGACCCCGCTGGAGACCGCGAAAGAGGTGGACGACTGGCCGATCCAGCCTGCCGCGGGTGATCCACCGCTGACACTGCTGCGCAACAAGAGGCTGACGCGACTGCCCGAAGGTACGGTCGTCCTGCGCTTCGGGGAGGAACCGGGCAACCTCGTCCACCACGGCGAGGTACGGTTCGCCACGACGTCACTACCACTCGAACGGGAACGGGTGGCACACACCTACCGGCTGAGACGGTCACTCCACGTGGTCACCGGTGTCACGGTGCCCTGGGCCAACCTGCCGGGCGGCGCGGTGGCGTACGTGCTGCCCAAGCCGATCGCGGAGCACGAGTCCGACGGAAGCCTGGAGAGGATCGAGTAG
- a CDS encoding ADP-ribosylglycohydrolase family protein, whose product MEAAEAMEKVGHWLRAVHGPDVSGPGGLRVDQDRVLRIPEGWSIPYNTVAFLDDGRPDKELFPTPSVVVREPDGELRQAPPSPGGLSIPVAFPGQESWREVVDPEYVKAGFGELGVPLHAVAGWVKVDNDGQQTGDERENPEYKAGPIRRGYPKPQNTLETLLAFASVGWLSREQLLIGLLRCDVYVPLDLKTGATDRFYFSEERNELRVFSDTRHFPPREHAWWRVDLATLAEFEHPPNLVINGGPATFEDVTGEELTAIARRFPRHEPRIDRHGRCPEAEDELERLTADTATRMGLDDPVQAPLVAAEKARRHGFELTAEECQRTVLGQSWLKRLAMAEPPRSKPNDWRANGLVPGWDNQGRVVPRLDTFGKYPEHDLENFRYGWQRVIGAYVGFALGEALGLAVDRMRLDEIVTQFGPEGVTDLPMAFDQPGRIGSLTQRLLFYTEAVIRSPHREQPESRDVEQQFPAVVRGALMRWLHTQGAPYDDADGWLVKVPDLHVRRTADDTELNTYHALVTGNPQAVALAGPTALIGALPAVLTAAGPGTGFSGGVRQAVRDLVGVTHPHEEDVSAATYLAWLFEPVLTKDAFSYPVWNLSREILTDHNTTFVTGPEWAAVKAMVAEAVPFFGEHGLPDLRMPELIGDGQSTLSVVGRAFAALSGFENYPEQALLRAVNHSGRSALTGAITGALLGARVGVPGLPQKWVEQLELRHLIEQLATDALWHFDRRSALSMLGEEWVQRYPRR is encoded by the coding sequence GTGGAAGCGGCGGAAGCGATGGAGAAGGTCGGGCACTGGCTGCGCGCCGTGCACGGCCCCGACGTCTCCGGCCCCGGCGGGCTGCGGGTGGACCAGGACCGGGTGCTGCGCATTCCCGAAGGCTGGTCGATCCCGTACAACACCGTCGCGTTCCTCGACGACGGCCGGCCGGACAAGGAGCTCTTCCCGACCCCGTCGGTGGTCGTGCGCGAGCCGGACGGCGAGCTGCGCCAAGCGCCCCCGAGCCCAGGAGGGCTGAGCATCCCCGTGGCGTTCCCCGGCCAGGAGAGCTGGCGCGAAGTCGTGGACCCGGAGTACGTGAAGGCCGGCTTCGGCGAGCTGGGAGTGCCGCTGCACGCCGTGGCCGGCTGGGTGAAGGTCGACAACGACGGCCAGCAGACCGGCGACGAGCGCGAGAACCCCGAGTACAAGGCCGGCCCGATCCGCCGCGGCTACCCCAAGCCGCAGAACACGCTCGAGACGCTGCTCGCGTTCGCCAGCGTCGGCTGGCTTTCGCGTGAGCAGCTGCTGATCGGCCTGCTGCGCTGCGACGTCTACGTGCCGCTCGACCTCAAGACCGGTGCCACCGACCGCTTCTACTTCAGCGAAGAGCGCAACGAGCTGCGCGTCTTCAGCGACACTCGCCACTTCCCGCCGCGCGAGCACGCCTGGTGGCGCGTGGACCTGGCGACGCTCGCCGAGTTCGAGCACCCGCCGAACCTCGTGATCAACGGCGGCCCGGCGACGTTCGAGGACGTCACCGGCGAGGAACTCACGGCCATCGCGCGCCGGTTCCCGCGCCACGAGCCGCGCATCGACCGGCACGGGCGCTGCCCCGAAGCCGAGGACGAGCTCGAGCGGCTCACGGCCGACACCGCCACGCGGATGGGGCTCGACGACCCCGTCCAGGCACCGCTGGTCGCCGCCGAGAAGGCCCGGCGCCACGGCTTCGAGCTGACCGCCGAGGAGTGCCAGCGGACCGTACTCGGCCAGTCGTGGCTCAAGCGCCTCGCCATGGCGGAGCCGCCGCGCAGCAAGCCCAATGACTGGCGCGCCAACGGGCTCGTCCCCGGCTGGGACAACCAGGGCCGCGTGGTGCCGCGGCTCGACACGTTCGGCAAGTACCCCGAACACGACCTCGAGAACTTCCGCTACGGCTGGCAGCGCGTGATCGGCGCGTACGTCGGCTTCGCGCTCGGCGAGGCGCTGGGCCTGGCCGTGGACCGGATGCGGCTCGACGAGATCGTCACGCAGTTCGGCCCCGAGGGCGTGACCGACCTGCCGATGGCATTCGACCAGCCGGGCCGCATCGGTTCGCTGACGCAGCGGCTGCTCTTCTACACCGAGGCCGTGATCCGCAGCCCGCACCGCGAGCAGCCGGAGTCGCGCGACGTCGAGCAGCAGTTCCCCGCCGTGGTGCGCGGCGCGCTGATGCGCTGGCTGCACACGCAGGGCGCGCCGTACGACGACGCCGACGGCTGGCTCGTGAAGGTGCCCGACCTGCACGTCCGCCGCACCGCCGACGACACCGAGCTCAACACCTACCACGCTCTCGTGACCGGGAACCCGCAGGCCGTGGCGCTGGCGGGCCCGACCGCGCTCATCGGCGCGCTGCCCGCCGTGCTCACCGCGGCCGGCCCTGGCACGGGTTTCAGCGGCGGCGTGCGCCAGGCCGTGCGCGACCTGGTGGGCGTGACCCATCCGCACGAGGAAGACGTGTCCGCGGCGACCTACCTGGCGTGGCTGTTCGAGCCGGTGCTGACCAAGGACGCGTTCAGCTACCCCGTGTGGAACCTCTCGCGCGAGATCCTCACCGACCACAACACGACGTTCGTGACCGGTCCGGAGTGGGCGGCGGTCAAGGCGATGGTCGCCGAGGCCGTGCCGTTCTTCGGCGAGCACGGGTTGCCCGACCTGCGCATGCCCGAGCTGATCGGCGACGGCCAGAGCACACTGTCCGTGGTCGGCCGCGCCTTCGCCGCGCTCTCGGGCTTCGAGAACTACCCCGAACAGGCGCTGCTGCGCGCGGTGAACCACTCGGGCCGCAGCGCGCTGACGGGAGCGATCACCGGCGCGTTGCTCGGCGCCCGCGTGGGTGTGCCGGGGCTGCCGCAGAAGTGGGTGGAACAGCTGGAGCTGCGCCACCTCATCGAGCAGCTCGCCACGGACGCGTTGTGGCACTTCGACCGCCGCTCGGCGCTGAGCATGCTGGGCGAGGAGTGGGTGCAGCGGTACCCGCGGCGCTGA
- a CDS encoding ADP-ribosylglycohydrolase family protein has protein sequence MEAQRLRGCLLAGAIGDALGAKTEFDTIDRIRELTGPAGITDYLPAYGGEGRFTDDTQMTLFTLEALIRAHAQQRRTGSADVVHSVQLAYQRWLHTQGVPWDRARGPHSALAAPDGELVTHHELFSRRAPGLTCFGELEAYGRSGVRGSITRPVNNSKGCGGVMRVAPVALWSPDPAEVFALAAECAALTHGHPSGYLSAGAFAVIVQRLLAGEGLPAAVATARAELVRHPGHEEQEAALAQALALSGPPTPERLAELGEGNVGETALSMSVYVALTTEDPCSALLAAVNHSGDSDSTGSVCGNLVGAMYGEAALRESWLDRLELRDVITGLADDALAEFGPDSPSDDRWFARYPVD, from the coding sequence ATGGAGGCACAGCGGCTGAGGGGCTGCCTGCTCGCCGGCGCGATCGGCGACGCGCTCGGGGCGAAGACGGAGTTCGACACGATCGACCGGATCCGGGAGCTCACCGGGCCCGCGGGGATCACCGACTACCTGCCCGCGTACGGCGGCGAAGGCCGCTTCACCGACGACACGCAGATGACGCTCTTCACGCTCGAAGCGCTCATCCGCGCCCACGCGCAGCAGCGGCGCACCGGCAGCGCCGACGTCGTCCACTCCGTGCAGCTGGCCTACCAGCGCTGGCTGCACACGCAGGGTGTGCCGTGGGATCGGGCGCGTGGCCCGCATTCCGCGCTCGCAGCGCCCGACGGCGAGCTCGTGACGCACCACGAGCTGTTCAGCCGCCGTGCTCCGGGGCTCACGTGCTTCGGCGAGCTGGAGGCGTACGGCCGCTCGGGTGTCCGCGGCAGCATCACGCGACCGGTGAACAACTCGAAGGGCTGCGGCGGTGTGATGCGCGTGGCGCCCGTGGCGCTGTGGTCGCCCGACCCGGCCGAGGTCTTCGCGCTCGCCGCGGAGTGCGCGGCCCTGACCCACGGTCACCCGAGCGGGTATTTGTCGGCGGGCGCGTTCGCGGTGATCGTGCAGCGGCTGCTGGCGGGTGAAGGTCTCCCGGCCGCCGTCGCGACCGCGCGCGCCGAACTCGTGCGCCACCCGGGCCACGAGGAACAGGAAGCCGCGCTGGCGCAGGCGCTCGCACTGTCCGGGCCGCCGACACCGGAGCGGCTCGCCGAACTGGGCGAGGGCAACGTCGGCGAGACCGCCCTGTCGATGTCCGTGTACGTGGCCCTGACCACCGAAGATCCCTGCTCCGCGCTGCTCGCGGCCGTGAACCACAGCGGCGACAGCGACTCCACGGGTTCGGTGTGCGGCAACCTCGTCGGCGCGATGTACGGAGAAGCGGCGCTGCGCGAGAGCTGGCTCGACCGGCTCGAACTGCGCGACGTGATCACCGGTCTGGCTGACGACGCGCTCGCCGAATTCGGTCCGGACTCACCGAGTGATGACCGTTGGTTCGCGCGTTATCCGGTCGACTAA